The following are from one region of the Nicotiana tomentosiformis chromosome 7, ASM39032v3, whole genome shotgun sequence genome:
- the LOC138895748 gene encoding uncharacterized protein produces the protein MLRKDVATRWAEECQKACDKIKEYLSKSPVLVPPEPGRPLLLYLSVLDGAFGCKAVKGKALADHLAQNPVDGEYKSLKTYFPDEEVSFVGEDIIEAYDGWRMFFDGAANFKGVDIRVVLVSETDQYYPVSAKLRFPCTNNMAEYKAYILGLILAIDMSIKELLRFTKIEFKHVPRTQNEFAYALATLSSMIQHPDKNFINHILIGIHKQPAYCAHVEEEFDSNLWFHDIKEYLEKGEYPGNAIHT, from the exons atgctgaggaaagatgttgCAACAAGGTGggctgaagaatgccagaaagcctgcgacaaaatcaaggagtatttatctaaatcccccgtgttggtcccgccagaaccaggAAGACCTTTGTTGCTTTATCTGTCTGTGTTGGATGGGGCCTTTGGCTGC aaggctgtCAAAGGGAAAGCATTGGCTGATCACTTGGCACAAAAtcccgtagacggagaatacaAATCACTGAagacgtattttcccgacgaagaggtatcatttgtaggagaagaCATTATCGAAGCATAcgacggttggaggatgttcttcgacggagcagcaaacttcaagggAGTGGACATCAGAgttgtcttagtatcagaaaccgaTCAATATTacccggtatccgcaaaactcaggttcccgtgcaccaataatatggcagaatacaaAGCCTACATCTTGGGACTCATATTGGCCATCGACATGAGCATTAAGGAGTTGCTC aggttcacaaagatagaattcaaacatgttccaaggacTCAGAATGAGTTTGCATATGCATTAgccaccttgtcttccatgatacaacatccagacaagaatttcatcaatcATATCctaataggaattcataagcagccagcttattgtgctcatgtcgAAGAGGAGTTTGACAGCAATctgtggttccacgacatcaaggaatactTGGAAAAGGGAGAATATCCAGGGAATGCTATACATACTTAG